tcaattttgaccctctgtatttaaaaattaatttctgCAGTCTTCCTagtaaaaaatgataaaatataatttttgcacATTATTCAGCTTTTATGCAATTTATTAATATTATTCCTATTTTCACAAAATAtagaatttttatcatttttacaattagttaaatattataatttttgtgttttttccaaaagtcaaataatttattgataattgtcttattttcaaaatattaggaTATTTCTATCAATTCATTatcatttaaaaaatatataaaataattactaCAACAATACCGTAGTAGTTAGTATCTTCAAATAAATACCGGAAACCATAattttcaattaaataataatttttaaatttatagcACGATCTAGTAATAATATGGTAGCCAGTtgaatttatttcaaaaatacggATCAGGTCCAGTCAAATCAATATCTTGTCAGCGTCCGATGCGACAACACATTTGATGTGACATTTGACGTGACTAAACATCCGAGATGACAATACATATGACGCGACAAGTCATATTGATGTGATAATAAataaggcaaaatacataagttacccTTAAATTATGAGTTAAATCCCTGTTACACACTTTCTGACCACGAAAATCATATTACACACTCAACCTTTACAGAATATGTCTAGTACACACTACTTTTGACCAGGTATATTACACGTAAAAAGTGCGCGTGAGGAGGTGAAAAATATGTTTATGCATCTTTATATCAACAGTTCAAATTTAATAAAGTTGATCCTATGGTCCAACTTAAttgtttttctatttttaatttcttttattttcctcTCCAATCCCATGACCAGCGAAACCCCCCATGTTCTCTTCCATCGAACCCCATCgtttcatttcaatcaattactccaACAAGAAAATGCAAGATTTTTTTATGTTTATGGGTGACCCAATAAGTTTAAGAcccataattaatatttaattaatgagcaAATCTTATCCGTCCGATCAGTTACTTGATGAACGTACCGGATCAAGTGAGAACCTCTATAAATTGGTCATCTCTCCACCCATTAAGGTTAccgtattttatttttctcttttccaTCACTAAAGTCGGCGATAACGAAAGCTAAGGTAAGGGGCGAGAAACCAATTTGAATTAACGTTTCCGCTTCACAATGATGGCTTACGATTCAGGTATGTTTTTTGTACGATTTTGTATAAGATTATCATGTTCAAGATCCTGGTATGCAATTAAAATTTATGCTCACATGTGGTATCACGAGCCTGGATATTTGAACTGATAATCTTCGTAAAAGAAAGACTATATCTTTATGTTGATGCGTACTGTTCTAATTGGATTTGTAATAATCTCGTATCTGATTCCAGTTCTTTTAATTTGGGGATATCTAATAAAGTATGAAATTTCTTTTATGAACTGCTAGTAATAAATTATGTCAAATTTTCTATTTGAACGAAGAAAGGTCGGACGCCGTGATGAATTTTGCCCTGTGATGAATTTTGCTTAAGATTCACCAATAAAGTGTTACTACAGTTAACGAAATCTAATGAAGTTTTATATTGGGAATGAatatttgtgaaattaaattacTCTACAATCCCACCTGAATGTACTTTTTTCTTTAAAGCAGTAACCTTCAATGTTTGATTCTTTATGTATTAGGTATCCATTTAAAGTTTGCCTCCAATATTTATGTTGTCTAAATTTCTCATTTTGAATGCCTTAAGGATATTATGTTCCAACGTTCTAAGCCATTATGAAAAATTCTTTTTTTATGAAAGATTTAAAAATTAGACCAGTTACTGTTTAACTTTAGGCTATGAAGTAATTTATTTTGGTTTATTTAATAATTTGTTTTGGGCTATTAGTTGATAAAgctatttattgtttattttatgTATGTGATTAATGTGTATATAGTTTGTTAGTCACCAAAGTGACCAAACTAGATTGTTTAAAGTAATCACATGCATAAAATCTTATGATCTCTATTTTGTGTGTGCACTTGTGTTATATAGTTTGTTAGTCACCAAAGTGGCCAAACTAGTTTGTTTATGAAAATATGCATATATAAAATTATAGTTTATTCATGAAATTAATAAAATGCTTATAATTAAAAATTAGTGGATAAATTAATTTTCACTATTGCTAGAACTTAAGGATTTTACCCAGAGGTGAATCAATTATTATATGAATAGTGAATATGATGAGGTAAATTAATATTCTTAGTCAAATATATATTGTCTGTCCAAAGATGGCATATATATatttggttaaaaatatttaattacctATTAAAGACTAAATAACATTTAAATTATGATAGTGTGTCGTAGTATTTACCCAAAGGAGAATTGCGATATGCTTTAACTATTTTGTTGAATCCATATTGATTTGTGAGAATGTATTATCTATTTTGCAGCTATTTCTTTTCATTCGCATGCTTCGTCTGTTACTGTGTTCAACGGATTAAACTTCTCTGAATGGCGTGAACAAGTCCAGTTCTACTTAGGTGTGATGGATCTTGACTTGGCTCTGCTGAATGATAAGCCCGCTGCCATTACTGATTCGAGCAGTGCGGATGAGAAGTCTTTCCATAAAGCATGGGAACGCTCTGACAGGCTAAGCCTTACGTTTATGCGAATGAATATTGCCAACAACATTAAGAGTACTATTCCACAAACTGAAAGTGCCAGGGAATACCTGAAGTTTGTGGAAGAACGTTTTCGTTCTGCAGATAAGTCTCTCGCTGGTACACTAATGGCCGAACTCACGACCATGAAGTTTGATGGGTCGCATAGTATGCAAAACAATATCATCGAGATGACTAACATTGCAGCAAGACTTCAGACCTTGGGGATGAAAGTGGATGATTCCTTCTTGGTTCAGTTTATTCTGAACTCGTTGCCTCCTAAGTATGGACCATTTCAAATTAACTATAACACTATTAAGGATAAGTAAAATGTTAGTGAATTGTCCAGTATGCTTACTCAGGAGGAGTCAGGACTTAAGAAGCAAGGGAGTCATTCAATCAACCTCATGGGACAAGGAGCTGGTAAAGGACTTAAAGTGAAGCCCAACAAGTTCAAAAAGAAGAAAGCACATGCTAAAGCTCCACAGGATGCTAAGAAAGAACATAAGGCAGATACGTGTCATTTCTGTAACAAGGAAGGACACTATCAGAAAGAAAGATTGCCTGAAACGTAAAGCTTGGTTCGAAAAGAAAGGTACAATTAATACTTTTATATGTTTCGAATCAAATTTAATAGAAGTTCCTAAAAATACTTGGTGGCTTGATTCTGGTGCAACTGCTCGTGTATCTACTACGTTGCAGGGATTCCTTACGATCCAAACTACAAATCCAAATAAGGATTTCTTGTTCATGGGAAATCGTATGAAGGCTCCAATTAAAGGCATAGGGACTTATCGTTTGACCATGGAGACTGGACGTCACCTTGATCTATTACAGACTCTTTATGTACCTTCAGTTTATAGgaatttgatttctctttcaagacttgatgtttatggatttgatttaAAGTTTGGAAATGGATGTTTCAATTTATATAAGAATACTATTTTTTATGGTTCTGGTTTTCTTAGTGATGGTTTATATAAATTGAAACTCGATATTAGTTTTTCTGAATCCCTTCTTACTATTCAATATAATGTTGGAATTAAACGTAGTTCACTAGATGAAAGTTCTGCTTACTTGTGGCATAAACGTTTGGGTCATATATCCAAAGAAAGATTA
The DNA window shown above is from Nicotiana tomentosiformis chromosome 8, ASM39032v3, whole genome shotgun sequence and carries:
- the LOC104099463 gene encoding uncharacterized protein, producing the protein MAYDSAISFHSHASSVTVFNGLNFSEWREQVQFYLGVMDLDLALLNDKPAAITDSSSADEKSFHKAWERSDRLSLTFMRMNIANNIKSTIPQTESAREYLKFVEERFRSADKSLAGTLMAELTTMKFDGSHSMQNNIIEMTNIAARLQTLGMKVDDSFLVQFILNSLPPKYGPFQINYNTIKDK